A stretch of Gallus gallus isolate bGalGal1 chromosome 2, bGalGal1.mat.broiler.GRCg7b, whole genome shotgun sequence DNA encodes these proteins:
- the CTHRC1 gene encoding collagen triple helix repeat-containing protein 1 isoform X2, which translates to MRDLKASSPGPKSHCYQTQYNGVCLQGPSGVPGRDGNPGTNGIPGTPGIPGRDGPKGEKGECLRESIEESWTPNFKQCSWSALNYGIDLGKIAECTFTKMRSNSALRVLFSGSLRLKCRSACCQRWYFTFNGAECAGPLPIEAIIYLDQGSPELNSTINIHRTSSVEGLCEGINAGLVDIAIWVGTCSDYPRGDASTGWNSVSRIIIEELPK; encoded by the exons ATGCGGGATTTGAAAGCTTCCAGCCCGGGCCCAAAGTCTCACTGTTATCAAACCCAG TACAACGGCGTCTGCCTGCAGGGCCCCAGCGGCGTCCCGGGACGGGACGGGAACCCTGGAACCAACGGGATCCCGGGGACACCGGGGATCCCGGGGCGGGACGGGCCCAAAGGGGAAAAGGGCGAGTGCTTGCGGGAGAGCATTGAGGAGTCCTGGACGCCCAACTTCAAGCAGTGCTCGTGGAGCGCACTGAACTACGGCATAGACCTGGGGAAAATAGCG GAATGTACGTTCACAAAGATGCGCTCCAACAGTGCTCTCAGAGTCCTTTTCAGTGGATCGCTCCGGCTGAAGTGCCGAAGCGCCTGCTGTCAGCGCTGGTACTTCACTTTCAATGGAGCAGAATGCGCCGGGCCACTTCCCATCGAAGCCATAATATATTTAGATCAAGGCAGTCCGGAACTGAACTCTACTATCAACATACACCGAACCTCCTCAG TGGAAGGTCTGTGTGAAGGGATCAACGCTGGCTTGGTGGACATCGCCATCTGGGTCGGGACTTGCTCTGACTACCCCAGGGGAGATGCTTCTACTGGATGGAATTCAGTCTCCCGTATCATCATTGAAGAACTGCCAAAATAA
- the CTHRC1 gene encoding collagen triple helix repeat-containing protein 1 isoform X1, with protein MRRAPLLLLALLLGSGLADSPRGKQRAARPREVLEAYNGVCLQGPSGVPGRDGNPGTNGIPGTPGIPGRDGPKGEKGECLRESIEESWTPNFKQCSWSALNYGIDLGKIAECTFTKMRSNSALRVLFSGSLRLKCRSACCQRWYFTFNGAECAGPLPIEAIIYLDQGSPELNSTINIHRTSSVEGLCEGINAGLVDIAIWVGTCSDYPRGDASTGWNSVSRIIIEELPK; from the exons ATGCGCCGCGCCCCGCTGCTGCTCCTggcgctgctgctgggctcgGGCCTCGCCGACAGCCCGCGGGGCAAACAGCGAGCGGCGCGGCCGCGGGAGGTGCTGGAGGCG TACAACGGCGTCTGCCTGCAGGGCCCCAGCGGCGTCCCGGGACGGGACGGGAACCCTGGAACCAACGGGATCCCGGGGACACCGGGGATCCCGGGGCGGGACGGGCCCAAAGGGGAAAAGGGCGAGTGCTTGCGGGAGAGCATTGAGGAGTCCTGGACGCCCAACTTCAAGCAGTGCTCGTGGAGCGCACTGAACTACGGCATAGACCTGGGGAAAATAGCG GAATGTACGTTCACAAAGATGCGCTCCAACAGTGCTCTCAGAGTCCTTTTCAGTGGATCGCTCCGGCTGAAGTGCCGAAGCGCCTGCTGTCAGCGCTGGTACTTCACTTTCAATGGAGCAGAATGCGCCGGGCCACTTCCCATCGAAGCCATAATATATTTAGATCAAGGCAGTCCGGAACTGAACTCTACTATCAACATACACCGAACCTCCTCAG TGGAAGGTCTGTGTGAAGGGATCAACGCTGGCTTGGTGGACATCGCCATCTGGGTCGGGACTTGCTCTGACTACCCCAGGGGAGATGCTTCTACTGGATGGAATTCAGTCTCCCGTATCATCATTGAAGAACTGCCAAAATAA
- the FZD6 gene encoding frizzled-6 isoform X2 — MVPFLTLMNLHCSPDVHTFLCKAFVPACLEQVHVIHPCRNLCEKVYSDCKQLIDTFGITWPEELECSRLVNCDETAPATAPVTTNAHGTQKTPGQTRRDYGFWCPRHLHTSNGQGYKFLGIDQCAPPCPNMYFKNYELDVAKSFIGIVSIFCLCATLFTFLTFLIDVKRFRYPERPIIYYSVCYSIVSLMYFIGFLLGNRTACNKADDKLEIGETVVLGSQNKACTVLFMVLYFFTMAGTIWWVILTITWFLAAGRKWSCEAIAQKAMWFHAVAWGIPGFLTIMLLAMNKVEGDNISGVCFVGLYDVDASLYFVLLPLCLCVFFGLSLLLAGIISLNHVRQVIQHDGRNQEKLKKFMIRIGVFSGLYLVPLVALLGCYVYELVNRKIWETTWVFDHCDQYHIPCPYQAKALARPEIFLFLMKYLLTLIVGISPVFWVGSKKTCSEWANFFNRNRKRDPISESRRVLQESCEFFLRHNSKVKHKKKHYKSSSHRLKVISKSMGTSTGGTTNHGTSAVAITNHDYLSQETVAEIKTSPETSEKEMEADGTSAQKAEEGENSGNQMLSVSKLTVDQVEKRNKADSTCDMSSLSESLKRIGEGRVSPRNDLIESPPLQSSSSQIADVSQSGSVSLLVYSAADGRKEMESGNSSNH; from the exons ccTTTTCTTACTCTTATGAATCTTCACTGTTCACCAGACGTCCATACATTTCTGTGCAAAGCCTTTGTTCCTGCCTGCCTGGAGCAAGTTCACGTGATTCACCCTTGTCGTAACCTCTGTGAGAAGGTGTATTCCGATTGCAAACAACTGATTGACACTTTTGGAATCACGTGGCCTGAAGAGCTGGAATGTAGCAG acTAGTCAATTGTGATGAGACTGCTCCTGCCACTGCTCCTGTAACCACCAATGCACATGGAACTCAGAAGACCCCAGGGCAGACACGAAGGGATTATGGATTCTGGTGTCCACGACACCTACACACTTCCAATGGACAAGGCTACAAATTTCTGGGCATCGATCAGTGTGCACCACCGTGTCCCAATATGtactttaaaaattatgaaTTGGATGTTGCAAAAAGCTTCATTGGAATAGTTTCAATCTTTTGTCTTTGTGCTACACTTTTCACATTCCTTACTTTTCTGATTGATGTTAAAAGGTTTAGGTACCCAGAGAGGCCAATCATATATTACTCTGTCTGTTACAGCATAGTGTCTCTAATGTACTTTATTGGATTTCTTCTTGGGAATAGAACTGCCTGTAACAAGGCAGATGATAAGCTAGAAATTGGGGAAACGGTTGTTCTTGGCTCCCAAAACAAAGCCTGCACAGTCCTTTTCATGGTTTTGTACTTTTTCACTATGGCAGGAACAATATGGTGGGTGATTCTGACAATCACTTGGTTCcttgcagcaggaagaaaatggagTTGTGAAGCTATTGCCCAAAAGGCCATGTGGTTCCATGCAGTTGCATGGGGGATACCTGGTTTTCTAACCATTATGCTTCTTGCAATGAACAAAGTGGAAGGGGACAATATCAGCGGAGTTTGTTTTGTAGGTCTCTATGATGTGGATGCCTCTCTGTACTTTGTGCTTTTGCCATTAtgcctttgtgtttttttcGGTCTCTCTCTTCTATTAGCTGGTATTATCTCTTTAAATCATGTGCGGCAAGTCATACAGCACGATGGCAGAAACCAAGAGAAGCTAAAGAAATTTATGATCAGAATTGGAGTTTTTAGTGGTTTATACTTAGTGCCACTTGTGGCACTTCTTGGATGTTATGTCTATGAACTGGTGAACAGGAAGATCTGGGAAACAACTTGGGTGTTTGACCACTGTGACCAGTACCACATTCCTTGTCCCTACCAG GCAAAGGCACTAGCAAGaccagaaatatttctgtttctgatgaAATATTTGCTGACATTAATTGTTGGCATATCTCCAGTGTTCTGGGTGGGAAGTAAAAAGACCTGTTCGGAATGGGCCAATTTCTTCAACAGAAACCGCAAGAGAGA tccCATCAGTGAGAGCCGAAGAGTACTGCAAGAATCATGCGAATTTTTCTTGAGGCACAATTCCAAAGTTAAGCATAAGAAGAAGCACTACAAATCGAGTTCGCACAGATTGAAAGTAATTTCCAAGTCAATGGGAACTAGCACAGGTGGCACAACAAATCATGGAACTTCTGCAGTAGCAATCACCAATCACGATTACCTGAGCCAGGAAACTGTTGCAGAAATTAAAACTTCTCCAGAGACATCTGAGAAAGAGATGGAGGCGGACGGAACATCAGCCCAAAAAGCCGAGGAAGGTGAAAACAGTGGAAATCAAATGTTAAGTGTTAGCAAACTGACCGTGGATCaggtggaaaaaagaaacaaagcagacagCACGTGTGATATGAGTAGCTTGTCTGAGAGCCTGAAGAGAATTGGTGAAGGCAG GGTATCTCCCAGGAACGATTTGATTGAATCTCCTCCattacaaagcagcagctctcaaaTAGCGGACGTCTCCCAGTCGGGCTCCGTATCGCTGCTGGTCTACTCGGCTGCAGACGGCAGGAAGGAGATGGAATCAGGGAACAGTTCAAACCATTGA
- the FZD6 gene encoding frizzled-6 isoform X1 has product MGVLAFFVPYSFLLTVVRGHSLFTCEPITISRCSRMPYNMTFFPNIMGHYDQDTAALQMEPFLTLMNLHCSPDVHTFLCKAFVPACLEQVHVIHPCRNLCEKVYSDCKQLIDTFGITWPEELECSRLVNCDETAPATAPVTTNAHGTQKTPGQTRRDYGFWCPRHLHTSNGQGYKFLGIDQCAPPCPNMYFKNYELDVAKSFIGIVSIFCLCATLFTFLTFLIDVKRFRYPERPIIYYSVCYSIVSLMYFIGFLLGNRTACNKADDKLEIGETVVLGSQNKACTVLFMVLYFFTMAGTIWWVILTITWFLAAGRKWSCEAIAQKAMWFHAVAWGIPGFLTIMLLAMNKVEGDNISGVCFVGLYDVDASLYFVLLPLCLCVFFGLSLLLAGIISLNHVRQVIQHDGRNQEKLKKFMIRIGVFSGLYLVPLVALLGCYVYELVNRKIWETTWVFDHCDQYHIPCPYQAKALARPEIFLFLMKYLLTLIVGISPVFWVGSKKTCSEWANFFNRNRKRDPISESRRVLQESCEFFLRHNSKVKHKKKHYKSSSHRLKVISKSMGTSTGGTTNHGTSAVAITNHDYLSQETVAEIKTSPETSEKEMEADGTSAQKAEEGENSGNQMLSVSKLTVDQVEKRNKADSTCDMSSLSESLKRIGEGRVSPRNDLIESPPLQSSSSQIADVSQSGSVSLLVYSAADGRKEMESGNSSNH; this is encoded by the exons ccTTTTCTTACTCTTATGAATCTTCACTGTTCACCAGACGTCCATACATTTCTGTGCAAAGCCTTTGTTCCTGCCTGCCTGGAGCAAGTTCACGTGATTCACCCTTGTCGTAACCTCTGTGAGAAGGTGTATTCCGATTGCAAACAACTGATTGACACTTTTGGAATCACGTGGCCTGAAGAGCTGGAATGTAGCAG acTAGTCAATTGTGATGAGACTGCTCCTGCCACTGCTCCTGTAACCACCAATGCACATGGAACTCAGAAGACCCCAGGGCAGACACGAAGGGATTATGGATTCTGGTGTCCACGACACCTACACACTTCCAATGGACAAGGCTACAAATTTCTGGGCATCGATCAGTGTGCACCACCGTGTCCCAATATGtactttaaaaattatgaaTTGGATGTTGCAAAAAGCTTCATTGGAATAGTTTCAATCTTTTGTCTTTGTGCTACACTTTTCACATTCCTTACTTTTCTGATTGATGTTAAAAGGTTTAGGTACCCAGAGAGGCCAATCATATATTACTCTGTCTGTTACAGCATAGTGTCTCTAATGTACTTTATTGGATTTCTTCTTGGGAATAGAACTGCCTGTAACAAGGCAGATGATAAGCTAGAAATTGGGGAAACGGTTGTTCTTGGCTCCCAAAACAAAGCCTGCACAGTCCTTTTCATGGTTTTGTACTTTTTCACTATGGCAGGAACAATATGGTGGGTGATTCTGACAATCACTTGGTTCcttgcagcaggaagaaaatggagTTGTGAAGCTATTGCCCAAAAGGCCATGTGGTTCCATGCAGTTGCATGGGGGATACCTGGTTTTCTAACCATTATGCTTCTTGCAATGAACAAAGTGGAAGGGGACAATATCAGCGGAGTTTGTTTTGTAGGTCTCTATGATGTGGATGCCTCTCTGTACTTTGTGCTTTTGCCATTAtgcctttgtgtttttttcGGTCTCTCTCTTCTATTAGCTGGTATTATCTCTTTAAATCATGTGCGGCAAGTCATACAGCACGATGGCAGAAACCAAGAGAAGCTAAAGAAATTTATGATCAGAATTGGAGTTTTTAGTGGTTTATACTTAGTGCCACTTGTGGCACTTCTTGGATGTTATGTCTATGAACTGGTGAACAGGAAGATCTGGGAAACAACTTGGGTGTTTGACCACTGTGACCAGTACCACATTCCTTGTCCCTACCAG GCAAAGGCACTAGCAAGaccagaaatatttctgtttctgatgaAATATTTGCTGACATTAATTGTTGGCATATCTCCAGTGTTCTGGGTGGGAAGTAAAAAGACCTGTTCGGAATGGGCCAATTTCTTCAACAGAAACCGCAAGAGAGA tccCATCAGTGAGAGCCGAAGAGTACTGCAAGAATCATGCGAATTTTTCTTGAGGCACAATTCCAAAGTTAAGCATAAGAAGAAGCACTACAAATCGAGTTCGCACAGATTGAAAGTAATTTCCAAGTCAATGGGAACTAGCACAGGTGGCACAACAAATCATGGAACTTCTGCAGTAGCAATCACCAATCACGATTACCTGAGCCAGGAAACTGTTGCAGAAATTAAAACTTCTCCAGAGACATCTGAGAAAGAGATGGAGGCGGACGGAACATCAGCCCAAAAAGCCGAGGAAGGTGAAAACAGTGGAAATCAAATGTTAAGTGTTAGCAAACTGACCGTGGATCaggtggaaaaaagaaacaaagcagacagCACGTGTGATATGAGTAGCTTGTCTGAGAGCCTGAAGAGAATTGGTGAAGGCAG GGTATCTCCCAGGAACGATTTGATTGAATCTCCTCCattacaaagcagcagctctcaaaTAGCGGACGTCTCCCAGTCGGGCTCCGTATCGCTGCTGGTCTACTCGGCTGCAGACGGCAGGAAGGAGATGGAATCAGGGAACAGTTCAAACCATTGA